The Pricia mediterranea genome includes a window with the following:
- a CDS encoding proline racemase family protein, translated as MAKVFARIRQKIDLYPPEDWLQIKSIDMHTGGEPLRVIVEGFPELKGGSVLEYRRFCREHFDHLRTALMFEPRGHADMYGCILTPPNDENGDFGVIFLHNEGYSTMCGHAIIALSTLAVEMGWVDVREGDNTLKINAPCGRITAFAHMCQGKVTGVRFHGVPSFAVGLDRTVEVEGLGKVRYDLAYGGAFYAYVDMGKNHFDFDLTPNSYRNLISAGMDIKRAVVQQDAGVVHPFEEDLSFLYGTIFIGDPSRIRGTDRIEDATEPDVHSRNICIFAEGEVDRCPTGSGVSGRMAIHWAREEIEVGETIAIESITGSVFKGSVVSEQDYGPFKAVIPRIEGTAHITGTHIFIIDPNDPMKDGFILQ; from the coding sequence ATGGCTAAGGTGTTCGCGCGTATCCGACAAAAAATTGATCTTTATCCCCCCGAAGATTGGCTGCAGATCAAGAGCATTGATATGCATACGGGCGGGGAGCCCCTGCGGGTCATCGTGGAGGGCTTTCCCGAGCTAAAGGGCGGTTCCGTTCTGGAATACCGTCGGTTTTGTCGGGAACATTTTGACCATTTGCGTACGGCCCTGATGTTCGAGCCCCGGGGCCATGCCGATATGTACGGCTGCATCTTAACGCCTCCCAACGATGAAAATGGCGATTTCGGAGTTATTTTTCTGCATAACGAAGGCTATAGCACCATGTGCGGACATGCCATTATTGCCCTTTCGACCTTGGCCGTTGAAATGGGGTGGGTCGATGTACGGGAAGGAGATAACACCCTCAAGATCAATGCCCCCTGCGGGCGGATCACCGCTTTTGCCCATATGTGCCAGGGCAAGGTCACGGGCGTCCGTTTTCATGGTGTACCCAGTTTTGCAGTGGGTCTCGATAGAACGGTCGAGGTCGAGGGTTTGGGCAAAGTAAGGTATGACCTGGCCTACGGTGGAGCGTTTTATGCCTATGTCGATATGGGGAAGAACCATTTTGATTTCGATTTGACCCCAAATTCGTATCGCAACCTAATTTCTGCCGGGATGGATATCAAACGTGCCGTAGTGCAGCAGGATGCCGGCGTTGTGCATCCGTTCGAGGAAGATCTCAGTTTCCTATACGGAACGATTTTTATCGGGGACCCCTCCCGAATCAGGGGAACCGATCGCATCGAGGATGCCACCGAACCGGACGTTCATAGTAGAAACATCTGTATTTTCGCCGAAGGGGAAGTAGACCGCTGTCCCACCGGGTCTGGCGTATCCGGAAGGATGGCCATCCACTGGGCTAGAGAGGAAATCGAAGTTGGAGAGACCATCGCCATCGAAAGCATTACCGGATCGGTATTCAAGGGGTCCGTAGTATCCGAGCAAGATTATGGGCCATTCAAAGCGGTCATTCCCCGAATAGAGGGTACGGCGCATATCACGGGAACGCACATTTTTATTATCGACCCGAACGACCCGATGAAGGACGGGTTTATCCTGCAATGA
- a CDS encoding ornithine cyclodeaminase family protein, with the protein MEDMVQIPDDFINKNTDFPELIAALKKGFASEDILVPMRHHHDFPNPEVGADSTLLLMPAWHSGKVAGVKIATVSPENGRFDLPSIQAVYVLLDALKGTVMAMLQAKSLTAKRTAAASALASSFLSRADASSLLMIGTGALSTNLILAHASVRPIKNVYVWGRDFEKAQLVCDALKAEDFDCRPVTAIEEKITEVDIVSSATLSPDPLIFGKHLKIGQHIDLVGAYKKDMREADDETLQKASVYIDTFQGGLKESGDIAIPLKTGALKKEDIKGDLFGLCSDKVKGRRHPEEITCFKSVGHALEDLTAASYYYQKFIDG; encoded by the coding sequence ATGGAAGATATGGTTCAAATACCCGACGATTTTATCAATAAAAACACGGACTTTCCGGAGCTGATCGCTGCCCTGAAAAAGGGATTCGCCTCGGAAGATATCTTGGTACCCATGCGGCACCACCACGATTTTCCGAACCCAGAGGTGGGGGCCGATTCCACCCTTTTGCTGATGCCGGCATGGCACTCGGGAAAGGTGGCCGGGGTCAAGATCGCTACGGTAAGTCCCGAAAATGGTCGGTTTGACCTGCCTTCCATTCAAGCCGTCTATGTTTTGTTGGATGCTTTAAAGGGTACGGTAATGGCGATGTTGCAGGCCAAAAGCCTGACCGCAAAGCGTACAGCCGCTGCCTCGGCCCTGGCCTCTTCGTTTCTGTCTCGAGCGGATGCTTCTTCGCTGTTGATGATCGGTACCGGCGCACTTTCAACCAATCTGATCCTTGCCCACGCCAGCGTCAGGCCCATTAAAAACGTATACGTTTGGGGACGTGATTTTGAAAAGGCGCAGTTGGTATGTGATGCCCTAAAGGCAGAGGATTTCGATTGCCGGCCCGTGACGGCCATCGAGGAAAAAATCACGGAGGTCGATATCGTATCGTCGGCAACCCTGTCCCCCGATCCGCTGATTTTTGGGAAGCATCTCAAAATCGGACAACATATCGATCTGGTCGGGGCCTATAAAAAGGATATGCGCGAGGCGGATGACGAAACGCTCCAAAAGGCATCCGTCTATATCGATACCTTTCAAGGCGGACTTAAGGAAAGCGGCGATATTGCCATCCCACTGAAGACCGGTGCCCTAAAGAAAGAGGATATCAAGGGAGACCTCTTCGGGCTTTGCTCCGATAAGGTCAAGGGAAGAAGACATCCCGAGGAAATCACCTGTTTTAAATCTGTCGGCCACGCTCTTGAGGACCTCACGGCCGCATCTTATTACTACCAAAAATTCATCGATGGCTAA
- a CDS encoding CvpA family protein produces the protein MSFLDIILGILLLWGLWRGLRNGLFIELASIAALIAGIYGAIHFSYYIGDYLSQNMDWNERYVNLTAFVVTFILIVLVVSLLGRLLTKVAAFALLGWLNRLAGGVFGVVKVAVILGALLVFFDRVNTSAGLIQDESMEQSVLYEPIKQIGALVFDRVLKEPLVEKETFIL, from the coding sequence GTGTCTTTTTTGGATATTATTCTAGGAATATTGCTCTTATGGGGCCTGTGGAGGGGGCTTAGAAACGGACTCTTTATCGAACTGGCCTCGATTGCCGCCCTCATCGCCGGTATCTACGGTGCCATTCATTTTTCATATTACATTGGGGACTACCTCTCCCAAAACATGGATTGGAACGAACGTTACGTTAACCTCACCGCGTTTGTAGTTACATTTATCTTAATTGTATTGGTGGTCAGTTTATTGGGTAGGCTCTTGACCAAGGTGGCCGCCTTCGCCCTGCTCGGATGGCTCAACAGGTTGGCCGGCGGTGTTTTCGGCGTAGTGAAGGTAGCGGTCATCCTCGGGGCGCTGCTCGTGTTTTTCGACAGGGTCAATACTTCGGCCGGCCTAATCCAGGACGAAAGTATGGAGCAGTCCGTGCTCTATGAACCCATCAAGCAAATCGGGGCCCTTGTGTTCGATCGCGTCTTAAAGGAGCCGCTGGTGGAGAAGGAGACGTTTATTCTTTAG
- a CDS encoding antibiotic biosynthesis monooxygenase family protein has protein sequence MERPYYAAIFTSSRAEGDHGYAEMVRHMETLAQQEPGYLGIESAREDTGITVSYWKSLEAIAHWKANTDHLFAQFKGKTDRYKWCNVRICLVERGYDFHT, from the coding sequence ATGGAAAGACCGTATTATGCCGCAATATTTACCTCGTCCCGCGCAGAGGGCGACCACGGATACGCCGAGATGGTCCGTCACATGGAAACATTGGCCCAACAGGAACCGGGCTATTTGGGCATAGAAAGTGCACGCGAAGACACCGGCATCACCGTCAGCTATTGGAAAAGTCTGGAAGCCATCGCCCATTGGAAAGCCAACACGGACCATCTATTTGCACAATTCAAAGGTAAGACCGATCGGTATAAATGGTGTAATGTGCGGATATGTTTGGTAGAGCGGGGGTATGATTTCCACACGTAA